TCGTGCTCCTGGGATACCCAGTCCCCTTCTCCCTGAGTCCTGATGTTCGCAGGAAAAATCTGGAGATTTACGAGGCTGTGACGTCCCCCCAGGGCCCCGCCATGACCTGGGTGAGCACCCTGGGGCTGTGGATTTCCTACCCCATTGGCCTCAGTCTTCTCTGCCCACGCAGTGGGCCTCACCCCTGTGTGTCCTCTTACCTCTGACCCCAGAGCATGTTTGCTGTGGGCTGGATGGAGCTGAAGGACACAGTGCGGGCCCGGAGCCTCCTGGACAGGAGCTTTGCCAACATGGCTGAACccttcaaggtcagcctggccacgcctgcctcccactgggccccttgTGGTGGGAGTGGAGCCCGGCCTCAGAGCAGGCACAGCAGGGTGCACCCCTGGAGCTTCCTGCCGGATCTTGGGACAGCAGCCCAGAGAGGACGGTGTCCTGGGGGTCCTGGTGTCAGCTGCCCTTGCCCCTGCAGGTGTGGACGGAGAATGCAGACGGGTCAGGCGCTGTGAACTTCCTGACAGGCATGGGGGGCTTCCTGCAGGCGGTGGTCTTCGGGTGCACGGGGTTCAGGTAAGTGCAGAGGCTGGCAGAGGGCAGCCCATGCCCCCACCTGCCACCTCACAAACCTCTCCTCCCACAGGGTCACCCGAGCGGGTATGACCTTTGACCCTGTGTGTCTGTCGGGGATCTCCAGAGTGAGCGTCTCCGGCATCTTCTACCAGGGGAACAAGCTCAACTTCTCTTTTTCCGAGGACTCCGTGACCGTGGAGGTCACAGCTCGAGCAGGGCCCTGGGCTCCTCACCTGGAGGCTGAGCTGTGGCCATCCCAGTCCCGGCTCTCCCTGTTGCCAGGTAGAACAGCCCCCAACAGCCAAGGTGCCTGCGACCTCAGGCTGTCCCTCATCCCCAGACTGCCCTCTCACCCCCAGGCTGCCCCTCACCCCCAGGCTGCCTCTCTCCCTGCAGGACACAAGGTCTCCTTTCCCCGCTCGGCTGGCCGGATACAAAGGTCACCCCCGAAGCTGCCTGGAAGTTCCAGCTCCGAGTTCCCTGGGAGGACTTTTTCAGATGTTAGGGACCCGCTCCAGAGCCCCGTCTGGGTCACCCTGGGTTCCTCCAGCCCCACCGAGTCACTCACTGTGGACCCTGCCTCTGAATAATCAGGAACGGTGGCTTCAGAGACGTCTCTTGGGCCTTCCCTCTGGCCACGTCTGCACCCACCCCTCCTGGGCACCCTCCTAGCCTGCCATCCCTCACCTGCAGCCAGGCTCTCAGGGAAGGTCCATGCTGCTTGGCCTGAGTTCAAGGCTTTCTGCCTGTAGCCTGGACTCCCGTGGACCCCCGTGGGCAGGTGGCTTCCCCGTGGCATCCCCACACCGCCTCTGCCTGCCCCTGTGGACTGATGCTATCGCGCACCGTCCCACGGCCCCACCCCAAGCTCCTGAAGCCGGGGTCTGAGCCTGCATCACCTCTGGCCTCTCATCCCCCACTCTCCTGAGAGCCAGGGTCTGAGCCTGCATCACCTCTGGCCTTTCATCCCTGAGCCTGCATCACCTCTGGCCTCTCATCCCCCACTCTCCTGAGAGCCAGGGTCTGAGCCTGCATCACCTCTGGCCTCTCATCCCTGAGCCTGCATCACCTCTGGCCTCTCATCCCTGAGCCTGCATCACCTCTGGTGTCTCATCCCCCACTCTCCTGAGAGCCAGGGTCTGAGCCTGCATCACCTCTGGCCTCTCATCCCTGAGCCTGCATCACCTCTGGCGTCTCATCCCTGAGCCTGCATCACCTCTGGCCTCTCATCCCTGAGCCTGCATCAGCTCTGGCGTCTCATCCCTGAGCCTGCATCACCTCTGGCCTCTCATCCCTGAGCCTGCATCACCTCTGGCGCCTCATCCCTGAGCCTGCATCACCTCTGGCATCTCATCCCTGAGCCTGCATCACCTCTGGCCTCTCATCCCTGAGCCTGCATCACCTCTGGCGTCTCATCCCCCACTCTCCTGAGAGCAGTGGTCACAGCGGCTGGCCACTCTGCTGAGAAGGCAGAGAGGCAGGCGCAGGCCTCAGCGTGGACAGCAGGGATAAGGGGCATGAAGGACGGGGACTCGGCCCCTTCAGAATTCCTCAGGACTCTCAGGTGCAGCTTTGCCAAAAAGGAACTTTTCATGTCATGCAGTTGAGGGGACTTAGTCTCAATCCCAGGCTCCTCTTGACTCTGGGCAGCTTTAATCAGGTTGGGCAGCCTCTGCTACAGCGTGGGGTGGGATGGCTCTCTTCCCTCAGCCACGCCGCTTGTGAGGACAGAGGTGGGGGAGTGGGAAGTGGGAAGTCACCAGAGAACAAGAGAGGGATTTGAGGGCGAGACCCCAGCGCTCTCCACGGACCAGCCAGAGGGACTGGAGCCAGGTGTGCATGGGTTcaaggccctggccctgcccagccTCTGTCTTGGGAGCTCAGCCCCAGGGTTGGGTCGTCAGCAGTTTCCCAAGAACAAGATGTGATGGCATCTGCTGCTGAAACCCTGATGAGGACCAGGCCCCCTGCACCGCTGTCAGCCTGAGGAATTAAAGCTTTGGTGCTGGGAAGAGCATTATTCCTCTGAGGAGCCGCTGTGCTTCCTTCTGAAGTGAGGGCCGTGCCCCGGGTCCCATTTCTCCTTTCACTTGGGTCGGGAAGCACAGCAACTTTAAGGCTCGCGCCCAGCAACATGGCTCCCCTCGTGTCTGCATCTCCCTCCTGCTCTGGTGTTGCCGCTGCACCCTGTCCTCGGAGGACAACAGAGGTTTGGATGGAGactcagggagggagggaaggaggcaaggACGCCTGTGGAAACATCTTTCAGGCAGCTCTAGGGTCTGGGGGCCAGGATGCCTGGGTCTCCCAAGGCCTGTCTGCTGTCTCTGCCACCCTCAGCGGCTGCCAGAAGCAGCGTGTGGGGGAGGCATGTGCTGCAGCACACCCGCGGCCGAGACCAGCACTCAGAGGTCGGTTCCCCTGACAGGAACCGTGTAGGGTGCAGAAGGCTGAGACCTGTGGACACCGCGTGTCTTATGGCAGCTTGCTTGCTGGGGCTCATGGCCACAGTGGAGAGGGGCTGTGGGTCAGGGGGCAGCCCGGTGTGCAGTCCAGTGCCGGGCAGGAGTCTCGCAGAATGCAGCCTGACGCCTCCACGTGGCTCCCCCGGCCCCTACGGGCTCCCTCAGCTGCAGAGCTGGGTCCCATCCAACGCTGTCGCTGGGCAgcgagaggcagaggcaggttcCCCGAGGGAAGCATGGGCCCCTTCTCCCTGCCACGGTTGCCCCAGCAGGAGTTCATCTTTGCAGCCCGAGAGCCAGGGTGATGTGGGCACAGGTGTCAGGTCAGGGTGGTCGGTAGCCTTGCGCCCGCAGGAGAGATATGGCCTGAAGCCTGCTGCACGTGCGTGCCACACGCGTGTGGGGCCACCTCTGCACATCCTGAGGTGACCCTTTTGGGGGGGTCGTGATGGTCAGTGCACGTGTGCCAGCAGGGCTGGTCAGGGTTCATCGCCTGCCCAGGAGCctgagcctgaggcagggaggtGCTGGTGACCGTTCCCCCAAGGTGGCTCACCCACAGCACCAGGAATGGACCAGGTCGTCCCTGCCCCTCAGTAAGCCTGGGGACTGGCAGACCGTCTCTTCTCTGGGGACACGTATCCAGCCACACATGGGCTGACCCCCTCCCAGTCTCTGCACCCGACACAGTTTGATCCCTTCTCAGGCCAATCCTGAGGCTCAGGGCTGGCACACTGTCTCTATCCCAAGGCAAGCACAGGTGGGCACACTGCCCTTGTCCTTGGTCCACCGTGGGACTGGTCCTGTCTGTCTCCAGCGCCCAGCATGGCCTCCACACACCTCTGCTTCCGGGGCTGGCTGGGCCTGCCCTCAGAGTCCCTGCCACGCCAGCCGTTGGCTGCAGGCATATCACAGATAGGGGGTGCTGCCCAGGGCTCCGAGTAGACCAAAAGATtcctgcccacagcccaggaAGAGCAGGCAGGCAACGGCGATTCCCCGGGAAGGGAAGGGCCCCGGAGTGGGGTACTCAGAACCCTGGGCCACTCTGCTGTTAACCACCACCTCCCGGCAATGGCTGGCCTCAGCGAGGCCCCAGggcctccctgcagcctcacaGTGTGCATGTCCCTGGCCCTCTCCCATCACCAGGCTGTGGTGGGTGTGTGGGGAGGCTGTGGTACACAACGCAGGTAAAATAATATGAGAACATGCACCCAGCACCAGGGGACTCAGAGAATGTTGCACACATGCCCATTTTCTGCCTTTCTGGATATAGTTtggttggggtgtgtgtgtgtgtgtgtgtgagtgtgagaaaGGGAAGCTGCTATCCTTcccacatgtgtatgtgtgtgtgtccagcCCCACCCATGGGATCGTCCCCGCCCTGCCTTTCCAGCCACCCTCACTGGCCCAGGAGGGAGGGAAACCACCGTGGGGACTGGGATTTCTCAGAATTAAGGGGGCACGCAGGGTCACGGGGACAGACAGAATGACCCAGAAGGAAGGAGGTGTACACCAGACCGCAGATGGAGCCCACGCACAGGCACGGACTCTCACGCAGACTTTGAGcacgcacacacatgcgcacagAGAGATGGGGTGGACACACGTGGGGTTGGGACGCACCCATGATGTTCTGCAGCCCAGGCCGCTAAACCACAGAGCAGCAGAGATCAAAGGCCTGGGCTCTCAAACTTAGTCTAAAATACTCTGGGCCTCCGCCCCGTAAGCCACAGGCCGCCCAGTGGCTGAGAGAAGGGGACAGTTGGGGCCAAGCAGGGCTGCTGAGCTGCGGGGGGCGCTCCCGCCACTGACTCTGGGGGCTGGCCCTGTGGCATTTGGCTTTGGTGGTCCCTAGGGCAGCTCCTTCCCCCACGCTAGGCAGGAAAGAGGCCAGGAGGCACTTTCTGGAACCAGGCACTTTTAATCATGGAACCGAGGGGCCTGGAGTGTGAGGAGGGAGGGGCGGGATCGGGGGCAGAGTTAGGGCCCGGGAACTCTCAGGTTAGGGTGAAGACCCCAGGGTCTGACTGGTTCAGCGTTAGGTGCCCATGTTGGGGCTGGAGGGCCCCAGGATCAGGATGGGGCAGGGATGGAGGCCCCACAGAAAGAGGGCCAGGCTCCGGGGAGTCAGTATTGGGCCCCAGGGGCAGCAGCCTGGGGTCAGTGTCCTGGGGCTAGTGCCCCAGATCAGGACCTAGCCTGTCAGTCATAGTCTGCGTCATCAAACTTGGTGCTGAAGAAGGCGGCAGAGTCCTTGGCCAGCCGGGCCAGGTGCAGGGCACCAGTCACCACCAGCCCCAGGAGCAGCAGTGGCGGCACCAGCGTCCACATCGCGGCCAGGATGTTGTAGCACTTGGCTTTGGAGCCAAAACGCCGGGCCGCTTCCAGGTCACCAACCACCTTCTGATCTCGGGCCTGCAGAGAGACCAGACCACAGGGCCAGATCTCTATGTGTCCTCGGGGCCTGGgggcccttccccacccccaccctgggcACCTGGAAGGCCCCTACTGCACCCAAAATCTGGATGGAGGGGTGTGGCCTGAGGAGATACTCCTTGGGGCCCCAGCTATGGACCCGGGGGCCATCCCAGGCCAGTGTCAGCCTATCAGAGCTCTCTGTGGGTGAGGGTCTCCCAGGGTGCTGAGACACCCCCCACCCTGCCAGCCAGGAGCTGAAGTCAAAGGGACCTCTGTTCCAGAAGCCCACAGCATGTGAACCCCCTCTTGATTGCAGAGACCTCTGTGGGTGCCTCCCAATGGCCTCTGTGCTCTTGGATGGGCCAGACCCCCTTAAGAAGAGGCCCCATGTCTATCAGAGAAGCCCTCCGGCCTTGCCTTCGTGAGGAGCTCTTTCCCGGCCATGCTGACAGCGGTGCCCACAGAGCCCCCCACGGACAAGCAGAGCCCCCCGCCGCCCCCAGCACGGCAAGGACCCCCCACGGAGctccccatccctccccccttcACCCCACCTTGATGGAGTAGCGGAGCCTCCCCTGCAACCTCGGTAGGGCCCCTGCCCACCTTGATGGAGTAGGCCAGCGCCAGGAAGCCGAGGCAACACAGGTTCAGGTAGAGGGTGCTGAACACCGACCAGATCAGGTGGTCTCGAGGCGGGGGGTGCGGGGCCCCCAGCGTGAGGGCTGTGTGGGCACCGGCCTTGCTGGGCGTGGGGGCCCGGGGGTCCTCGCGGGGATACGCGGTGTCCATGGGTTCCAGCGCCGTCTCTTCCACACTCAGACTGGTGCTGGGAGGGTGGGCACCCGCTCACTTATAGCCCTGTCACCCTCCCGGCCCAGCCCCTCAATGCTATATATAACACAAATTACAGCCTGCGGGCCGAGGGTGCGGCCCGCCCCTTAGCCCCCACCCCAGGGAGCCCCTGTCCGAGGCTGCCTTGGACCACCCAGCAGGGTCCCTCCTGACAGACATCCTGTCAGGGAGCCCCCCGCTTGGAAGGCTACGGCCGGGCAGTGGCAGAGACCCccacccatccccccacccccatcaaaGGCTGCTGGCCAAGTGGGCAGTGGGCAGACCACTGGCCAGAGCCCCCTCCCTCCAGGCCAAGAAGAGTTGGAGGTGCCGCCTCAGGGCCATGGGCCTCATAATTCAGGGATGTACAGGAGCCCCCTCCTCAGAACCAGAGCTGCTGAAACTGCAGCCTCTTCATTCCCAGAACTCAACTCTGCCCCTAACACTCTCGGAGCACCAGCGCCAGGCCCTAGGAGCGCAGGCATCCCTGCAACGGGGACAGGGAGGGCGGCTGTCGGAGGGTGCGCGAGAGAAGGAGAGAACCACATGGGGGGAACGCCAGGGGGTGCAGCCTGTTAGGAGCCGGCAGGGGGACCCCCAGGGACCAGCAACAGCTGTTAACACTGGTGTCGGGATGCAGGGAGCCTGTGGGCCTCCTGTGGTGGAcactcccctcagcctcctcggCTGCCCTCCCTGATCCCAGAATGTCTGTGGTGAGTGGTCCTGTTTAGGGCTCAAGGTCCGCCCCGGTCTTGTCTCTGGCTGTAGATGCCTGTGTGTGCTGACGACTCACATTTATGTCTTCAGCCCAGACTTCCCCCCAAAGACATTGGCTTGGTCCCCAGCTCTGGACACACACACGCAACTCCTGCTCTGTGGACCTCCACCCACGTGCCAACAATAGACCCTGGATCCTCCCTCCCAACCTCCTCTGCCAAGCCTTCCCCCGAGCAGTGGTGGCAACTGCACCGGGCCAGAAGGCTCAGCTTCCCTGTCTCCCAGTCGGCCACACTCCCGAGTGCCCAGGACCGAGCTGCCCTCCTTCCTCCAGGACGCACACTCGCCACCTGCAGGGGGTGGTTGGGTGGGGGGGTTCCTTGCTGCTGTGCTTGAGcctgtgaaccccaaatatctgagacaggtctcggttaatttagattattttgccaagattgagGATGTGCCTGTGACAGCCTCTGGAGCTCCTGAGGATCTGTACCCAAGGTAGTCGGAGCACactttggttttatacattctagggaCACAGGAGACATCAGTCAACATATgatgaacattggttcagtctggaaaggcaggacaatgCAAAGCAAGGCAGGGAAGACTCGAAGTAGGGAGGCGCCTCCTGGTCgcaggtagataagagacaaaggttgcattc
This genomic window from Pan troglodytes isolate AG18354 chromosome 9, NHGRI_mPanTro3-v2.0_pri, whole genome shotgun sequence contains:
- the IFITM5 gene encoding interferon-induced transmembrane protein 5, which codes for MDTAYPREDPRAPTPSKAGAHTALTLGAPHPPPRDHLIWSVFSTLYLNLCCLGFLALAYSIKARDQKVVGDLEAARRFGSKAKCYNILAAMWTLVPPLLLLGLVVTGALHLARLAKDSAAFFSTKFDDADYD